The following is a genomic window from Serratia ficaria.
GCAGCAGGCGCTGGACTGGGGGATGATCTGGCAGGTGGCGGCGGCGGATGAACTGGCCGACCGCACGCAAACGCTGGCGCGCCATCTGGCTACCCAGCCGACCTACGGCCTGGGGCTGATTAAAAAGGCGCTCTACGGCTCAGCCACCAACAGCCTCGACCAGCAGCTCGATCTGGAGCGCGATCTGCAGCGCCTGGGCGGGCGCAGCGACGACTACCGTGAAGGCGTCAGCGCCTTCTTCGCCAAACGCGCGCCCAACTTCAGCGGGAAATGACCATGAACACGCCCACACTCAACGGACCGGTGGCGGTGATTGGCGCCGGCACCATGGGCATCGGCATCGCCCAGGTGGCCGCCGCCGCCGGGCACCCGGTGCGATTGTTCGACATCTCCGCCCCCGCCGCCCAGCGCGCACTCGACGGGCTGGCTCAACGGCTGCGCCAACGGGTGGCGGCCGGCAAGGCCGACTCTGCGGCTACCGAAGCGCTGCTGGCGCGCATCCGCCGCGCCGATTCACTCGACCAACTGGCCGACAGCGCCCTGGTGATCGAGGCGGTAGCGGAGAGCCTGGCGGTCAAGCAAAGCCTGTTCCGCGATCTGGAGGCCCTGTGCTCACCCGCCGCGCTGTTCGCCAGCAACACCTCTTCGCTGTCGATCACCGCCATCGCCGGCGCGCTGCAGCACCCGCAGCGCATGGCCGGGCTGCACTTCTTCAACCCGGCGCCGCTGATGAAATTGGTGGAGATCGTCGGCGGCCTGGAAACCAGCGCGGCTACCCTGAACGCCCTGCGGGCGCTGGCGGACCGCTGGGGCAAGCAGAGCGTGCAGTGCCGCTCGACGCCCGGCTTTATCGTCAACCGCGTGGCGCGGCCGTTCTACGCCGAAACCCTGCGCGCGCTGGAGGAACGGGTGGCGGACGCCGCCACGCTGGACGCGGTGCTGCGCGACGCCGGCGGCTTCGCCATGGGGCCGCTGCAGCTGACCGATCTGATTGGCCAGGACATCAACTACGCCGTTACCGAATCGGTATTCCAGGCCTTCTTCCAGGACCCGCGCTTTACCCCTTCGCTGGTGCAGCAGGAACTGGTGGCCGCCGGGCACCTTGGCCGCAAAAGCGGCCGCGGTTTTTATCGCTACGGCGCCGAGCTGCCGGCCCCCGCCGCCCGGTATGCACCGGCGGAACAGGGCGAAGCGCCGCAGCGCGTGACCCTGCATGGCGACTGGTCGCCGCTGGCCGATTTCGCCGAGCTGTTGGCGAGAAATGCGGCGGCGGTCAAACAACCTGGCCAGACCAGCGCCTTCGCCACCCTCGATGAAGTTACATTTATGTTAACAAATGGTAAAACTGCCAGCCAGATTGCCGATGAAACCGGAACCCCCGTGGTGCTGTTTGATCTGTCCGCCAACTATGCGCCAGCCCCCGCCGTCGCCATCAGCTGCGCGGCGCAGAACGAGGCGAGGCACAACGCCAAGGCGATCCGCCTGCTGCAGTCGCTCGGCAAGCGGGTGATCCTGCTGCCGGACTACCCCGGCCTGCTGGTGATGCGTACCCTGGCCATGCTGGCCAACGAAGCGCTCGACGTGGTCAACAAAGGCGTCGCCAGCGCCGCCGATACCGATTTGGCGATGCTGCACGGCGTCAACTACCCGCGCGGCCCGCTGGGCTGGAGCGCGGCCCTCGGCTGGCGGCATATCCTGGCCACGCTGGAAAACCTGCAGCAGTTCTACGGCGAGGCGCGCTATCGCCCGATGCCGCTGCTGCGCCGCTATGCCGCCCCTTCAACCGCCCCAAGCTCAGGAGCCGAACGATGAACGCCAATACGCCGCGCGCGCTGGCCCAGCGCTGCGCCGAACAGATGTTCCGGCAGGATACCTGCGCCCAGGCCATGGGGATGCGCATCGAGGCGGTCGACGCCGGTTTCGCCCAGGTGAGCATGACCGTCGGGCCGCAGATGCTCAACGGCCATCAGACCTGCCACGGCGGCCAGCTGTTCAGCCTGGCGGACACCGCCTTCGCCTACGCCTGCAACAGCCAGGGGTTGGCGGCGGTGGCCTCCGGCTGCAGCATCGACTTCATTCGGCCGGCCCGGGCCGGCGATCGCCTCGTCGCCAGCGCCGAGCTGCGCCATCAGGGCAAAACCACCGGGCTGTACGACGTCGAGATAGTCAACCAACTGGGCAAGACCGTCGCCTGGTTCCGCGGCCGCGCGCACCGTCTCGGCCACAGCATCTTAGGAGAGCAAGCATGAGTCAGGCGTTTATCTGCGACGGCGTGCGCACCCCGATCGGCCGCTATGGCGGCGCGTTGGCCAACGTGCGCGCCGACGATCTGGCCGCCCTGCCGCTGCGCGCGCTGCTGGAGCGCCACCCGCAGGTGGATTGGGCGCAGACCGACGACGTGATCCTCGGCTGCGCCAATCAGGCCGGGGAAGACAACCGCAACCTGGCGCGCATGGCGCTGCTGCTGGCCGGCCTGCCGACCGGCGTTTCCGGTACCACCCTCAACCGCCTGTGCGGCTCGGGGCTGGATGCGCTGGCGATGGCGGCGCGCAGCATCAAGGCCGGTGAAGCCGGGCTGGTGCTGGCCGGCGGCGCGGAATCGATGACTCGCGCGCCGCTGGTGATGGGCAAGGCCGACAGCGCCTTCAGCCGCCAGGCGCAGCTGTATGACACCACCCTCGGCTGGCGCTTCGTCAACCCGCGGATGCAGGCCGGCTTCGGCACCGACTCGATGCCGGAAACCGCCGAAAACGTGGCGGCGCAGTTCAACATCAGCCGCGCCGATCAGGACGCCTTTGCGCTGCGCAGCCAGCGGCGCACCGCCCGCGCGCAGGATCTGGGATACCTGGCGCAGGAGATCGTGCCGGTCGGCCTCAGCGGTAAAAAAGGCGCGGTCACGCAGTTCAGCCGGGACGAACACCCGCGCGCCGATACCCAACTTGAACAGTTGCAGGCGCTGAAAACCCCGTTCCGCCAGCCCGGCAGCGTCACCGCCGGCAACGCCTCCGGGCTGAACGACGGCGCGGCCGCCCTGATCGTCGCCTCCGAAGCGATGGCGGCGCGTCAGGGGCTGACGCCGCGCGCGCGCATCGTCGCCACCGCCACCTGCGGCGTCGAGCCGCGGCTGATGGGCATCGGCCCGCTGCCGGCCACCCGCAAGGTATTGGAAATCGCCGGGCTGAGCCTGGCGCAGATGGACGTGATTGAGCTGAATGAAGCGTTCGCCGCCCAGGCGCTGGCGGTGTTGCGCCAGCTCGGCCTGCCGGACGACGCCACGCAGGTGAACCCCAACGGCGGCGCCATCGCCTTGGGCCATCCGCTGGGCATGAGCGGCGCGCGCCTGGCGCTGGCCGCCCTGTTTGAACTGGAACGGCGAGCCGGCCGCTACGCGCTGTGCACCATGTGCATCGGCGTCGGCCAAGGCATCGCCATGATCATTGAGCGTGTCTGACCCCGAGGCTAATTATGACAATAAATCCACAGCCACTCGATGCAGTCGAATTCGCCTCGCGCGACGAGATTGAAGCGCTGCAGCTGGCGCGTCTGAAATGGACGCTGCGCCATGCCTATAACAACGTGCCGATGTACCGCCGCAAGTTCGATCGGGCCGGGGTGCACCCGGACGATCTGCGGCAGTTGAGCGACCTGGCGCGTTTCCCCTACACCACCAAGCAGGACCTGCGCGACAACTACCCGTTCGACACCTTCGCGGTGCCGATGGAACAGGTGGTGCGCATCCACGCCTCGTCGGGCACCACCGGCCGGCCGACGGTGGTCGGCTATACCCAGCGCGATATCGATAACTGGGCCGATATCGTCGCCCGCAGCCTGCGCGCCGCCGGCGCCACCGCCAAAGACAAGGTGCATGTCGCCTACGGTTACGGCCTGTTCACCGGCGGGCTCGGCGCGCACTACGGCGCCGAGCGCCTTGGCGCCACGGTGATCCCGATGTCCGGCGGCCAAACCGAAAAGCAGGCGCAGCTGATCCTGGATTTCAAACCCGACGTGATCATGGTGACGCCGTCCTACTGCCTGACGCTGATCGACGAACTGGAGCGCAAAATGGGCGGCGACGCCCGCGGCTGCTCGCTGCGCCTCGGGGTGTTCGGCGCGGAGCCCTGGACCGAAGCGCTGCGGCACGAAATCGAAACCCGCATGGGCATCAAGGCGCTGGATATCTACGGGCTGTCCGAAGTGATGGGCCCGGGCGTGGCGATGGAGTGCGCCGAAAGCGGCGGCGGCCCGACCATTTGGGAAGACCATTTCCTGCCGGAAATCATCTGCCCGGAAACCGGCGCGGCGCTGCCGGACGGCGAACACGGCGAACTGGTGTTCACCACCCTGACCAAGGAAGCGCTGCCGGTGATCCGCTACCGCACCCGCGATCTCACCCGGCTGCTGCCGGGCGACGCCCGCCAGATGCGCCGCATGGGCAAGATCACCGGCCGTTCCGACGACATGCTGATCATCCGCGGCGTCAACGTGTTCCCGTCGCAGCTGGAGGAACAGATCATGCAATTCGAGCAGCTGTCGCCGCACTACCAGCTGCAGGTCAGCCGCAGCGGACACCTCGACACCCTGGCGGTGCGCGTCGAGCTGAAGGAATCGGCGCTCGGCCTCAGCCACCAGCAGCGCTGCGACATCTGCCACCAACTGCGCCACCACATCAAATCGATCGTTGGCGTCAGCACCGACGTCAGCATCGCCAACTGCGGCGACATCCCGCGTTCGGAAGGCAAGGCGCAGCGGGTGGTCGACCTGCGGCCGCGCTGAGGCCCGCGGCGTCACGGATGACGCCGCGGCGAATTATGGTAATGTTAGGGCTCATCGTCGGCTAACCCATGGAAAAATATGGAACATAAACTGGATGCGTTTATCCGCCATGCCGTAGACGCCCAACCGGTCAGCGGCACGTCGCTTATCATCTCGCTGTACGGCGACGCGCTCAGCCACCGCGGCGGCGAGATCTGGCTCGGCAGCCTCAGCGCGCTGCTGGAGGCGCTGGGTTTTGGCGATCGCTTCGTGCGCACCTCGGTGTTCCGCCTGCAAAAAGAGGGCTGGCTGGCGGTGGAGAAAATCGGCCGGCGCAGCTTCTACCGCGTGACCGAACAGGGCATGCGCCAGTTCCGCCATGCCGAGTCGAAAATTTACCTCAGCGAACAACCGGCCTGGGACGGCAAATGGGATTTGCTGTTGCTGGAGCGCGCCGACAAGCACGAACGGGCGCGGCTGAAGAAAGAGCTGGGCTGGCTGGGCTTCGGCCAGATCGCCAACAACCTGATGGCGGCCCCCACCCACGCCCAGACCGACGTCACGGCGCTGCTCGGCGAACTCAACGCCAGCGAGCGGGTGATCTACTTCCGCGCCGACTACCCCTACAACCGCTCCGAACAGACGCTGCAGCAGCTGGTGGCCGACTGTTGGTCGCTGAACGAAGTGGCGGCGGGCTACCACGAGTTTATCGTCTCTTTCCGCCCGCTGATGGCGCTGCTGCGCGAGATCGCCCCCGCGGCGCTGACGCCACAGCGCTGTTTCCAGATTAAGCTATTATTGATTCACTTCTTTCGCCGCGTGGTGTTGAAAGATCCGCTGCTGCCGGATGCGCTGTTGCCCGCCCAATGGGAAGGGCAAATCGCCCGCAACCTGTGCATCAATATCTATCAGCAGGTGGATCGCGCCGCGACCGATTACGTCAGCGCACTGGCGGAAACCACCATCGGCGCCCTGCCCGCCCCCTCGGCGAGCTACTATCGGCGCTTCGGCGGCCTGCCGCGCGACACTTTTTAAGGAGCTTTCGCTATGCCTGTGTATCAGATTGACGGCCTGACCCCGGTGGTCGACCCCAGCAGCTACGTGCACCCAACCGCGGTGCTGATCGGCGACGTGATCGTCGGCAAGCAGGTGTATATCGGCCCGAACGCCAGCCTGCGCGGCGATTTTGGCCGGCTGGTGATCCGCGACGGCGCCAATATCCAGGATAACTGCGTGATGCACGGCTTCCCGCAGCAGGATACGGTGGTGGAGGAAGACGGCCACATCGGCCACGGCGCGATCCTGCACGGCTGCCGCATCCGCCGCAACGCCATGGTCGGCATGAATGCGGTGATTATGGACGGCGCGGAAATCGGCGAGAACACCATCGTCGGCGCCATGGCGTTCGTCAAGGCGGCGGCGGTGATCGCCGCCAACAAACTGGTGGTCGGCAGCCCGGCGCGCGTGCTGCGCGATCTGACCGAACAAGAGCTGGAGTGGAAAGTCGCCGGCACCCGCGAATACCAGGATCTGGTGCAGCGCTGCAAATCCTCGCTGCGCGAAGTCGCCCCCCTGACGGAAATCGAACCTGGCCGCCAGCGCCTGAGCTTTGGCGACCATCTGATCCCGAAAAGCCAGCTGTGATCCCCAGGCTGAAGGTTTCCTTCAGCCCTCCCCCCTATTCCACCTCCGGCACCTTGAGTGGCTGCGGCGCAGGCGCGCGCCGGCTATGGAACAGATAAGCCGCCACCAGCAGCAGGGTGAACGGAATGCCGAACCACAGCGTCATGCGGAAAAACTCGGTGAAGGCGGTCGACACCATCAGCGCCGCCATCAGCAACGCGCCGGCCAGCGTGGTGTACGGGAAGCCCCACATGCGAAACTTCAGGTGCGTCTGACGATGGCGGCGGCGGAAAAACAGGTGGGTGACGAAGATCATCAACCAGGTGAAGCAGGCGCCGTACACCGAAATCGACATCATGGCGGCGAATGAGGTTTTGGGCGCCACCAGGCTCAGCACGATCGACACCAGGATGCCGATGCAAGACATCGCCAGCGCATTGACCGGAATGCCGCGCCGGCTGATCCGCCCCAGCGCCGCCGGCGCCTGCCCGGCGCGCGACAGCGAAAACATCATGCGGGTGGTGATGTACAGCTGGCTGTTCATCGCCGACAGCGCCGCCACCAGCACGATAAAGTTGAAGATGCCGGCGGCGGCGGGCAGATGGATCACGTTCATCGCCATCAGGAACGGGCTCTCGCCGGTGCCGGACTGGCGCCAGGGCACAATCGCCAGCATCAGGCCAATCGACAGCATGTAGAAAATAAACAGGCGCACAATGGTGCCCTTGAATGCCGCCCGAACCGCGATAACCGGATTTTTGGCTTCGCCCGCCGCCACCGCGATCATTTCGATGCTCAGGTAGCTGAAGATCGAAACGATCACCGCGAACCACATGCCTTTGACGCCGAACGGCAGAAAACCGCCCTCAGTCAGATTGCGCAGGCCGAAGGCCGGGTTGGCGGAAAACGACAGAATGCCGATGCCGATAACGATAAACGCCACGATCGCCACCACCTTGACGGTGGACAGCGCGTATTCCACCTGACCGAAGGATTTCACGCCGATCAGGTTGATGGCGATCACCGCCGCCGAGAACAGCAATACCCAGGGCCAGATCGGCGTGGCCGGGAACCAGAACTGCATGTACATGCCGATGGCGGTCACCTCGGTGCCCACCGCCAGCACCACGCAGGACCAGTAGGAGTAGCGCACCAAAAAGCCGAACAGCGGCCCGAGGTAAAACTCGGCGTAGTCGCCGAACGAACCGGGCGTCGGGTGTTCGGAGGTCATTTCCGCCAGGCACCCCATCAGCAACAGCGCGATCGCGCCGCCGATCAGGTAGCTCAACAGGACGCTGGGCCCCGCCATTTGAATGGCGTAGGCGCTGCCGAGAAACAGCCCGGTGCCGATGGCGCCGCCGATCGCCAGCATCGACATTTGCCCGGCGGTGAGGTGTTTATTCAACCCGCCCTGGCGCCGGGCGATATGCTCAAAATCTTTTATCGGTTTCATCACTAAGCCCTACCTTATTCACGCAGTGCGGTTAACGTCCGAAATGGCGGCGGTGGCTGAATTAACAATTTCAAGCACAGGTAAGCCTTAGTTCACTATGGAATTAACTGAAACAACGCCTGAAAAAACAATCAGGCGATGGCGCTGACGGTAATCTCTATTTTCATGCCGGGCACCACCAGCTTTTCGACAATAACGGTGGAACGGTTAGGATACGGATAGTTGAAATATTCAAGATAAATGTCATCGAGCAATTTAACGTCGTTAACGTCGGTCAAATAAATAATGACCTGCAACACGTTATCGGAATGGCTATTTGCCGCCTTTAGCGTCTGAGCCAGATTATCGAACGTCAGGGTTATTTGTTTTTCCGGCGCGCCGGTTTCTATGCTGCCGTCGGCCCTGACCGGCCCGTGGGCGGTAAACAGCATGCCCCCGCCCTGGGTGGCCCAGGAAAAAGGCTGGCCGATGTCGGGCAGCCCGGTATCAATGACCTTGCGCATGCTGAAGTTCCTCATGGTTGCCAAGTTGGCGGATCAACGCGCCGTCGGCGGCGAACAGCGCATCCAGAATGGTGTAATGATTGGCGCCGGGCACCGCGTTCAGGCCGGCCCGCAGCCCGCGCTCCCGCAGCGCGGCGTGATAGTGCCGCGATTGGCCGATCAGCTCCGGCAGCTCCGCCGCGCCGTAGAACAGCGTCATGGGCTTGATGCGTTCGGGGATGTTGCGCGCCGGGCTGAGCGTCAAGATTTGCCGCCCGGTCAACTGCAGCGCCCGGTTGACATAGCAGTTCAACAGCGGCTCCAGCTCGAAGATGCCGCTGATGGGCAAGACCGCGTCGACCGCAGCATGGTGCTGCCACAGGCTGGCCAAATGGCCGCCGGCGGAATGGCCGCACAGGTAAACCGGCCGCCGGGGCCGCGGCGGCAGACGCCGTTGAATAACGTCCAGCGCCGCCCCCAGCTGGCGGCATATATCGTCCAGAGAAGCCACGGGGGCCAGCGCATATTCCACCAGCACCACGTCAAAACCGAGCGCCAACGGCGCCGGCGCAATAAAAGCGAAATCTTCTTTACTGCAAAACTGCCAATAACCGCCGTGAATAAAAATTAACGTCCCCTGCGTATTTCCGGCGGAATAAAACCAGTCGAAAACTTCTCGCGGAGAGTCGCCATAGGGAA
Proteins encoded in this region:
- a CDS encoding 3-hydroxyacyl-CoA dehydrogenase, producing MNTPTLNGPVAVIGAGTMGIGIAQVAAAAGHPVRLFDISAPAAQRALDGLAQRLRQRVAAGKADSAATEALLARIRRADSLDQLADSALVIEAVAESLAVKQSLFRDLEALCSPAALFASNTSSLSITAIAGALQHPQRMAGLHFFNPAPLMKLVEIVGGLETSAATLNALRALADRWGKQSVQCRSTPGFIVNRVARPFYAETLRALEERVADAATLDAVLRDAGGFAMGPLQLTDLIGQDINYAVTESVFQAFFQDPRFTPSLVQQELVAAGHLGRKSGRGFYRYGAELPAPAARYAPAEQGEAPQRVTLHGDWSPLADFAELLARNAAAVKQPGQTSAFATLDEVTFMLTNGKTASQIADETGTPVVLFDLSANYAPAPAVAISCAAQNEARHNAKAIRLLQSLGKRVILLPDYPGLLVMRTLAMLANEALDVVNKGVASAADTDLAMLHGVNYPRGPLGWSAALGWRHILATLENLQQFYGEARYRPMPLLRRYAAPSTAPSSGAER
- the paaI gene encoding hydroxyphenylacetyl-CoA thioesterase PaaI, which translates into the protein MNANTPRALAQRCAEQMFRQDTCAQAMGMRIEAVDAGFAQVSMTVGPQMLNGHQTCHGGQLFSLADTAFAYACNSQGLAAVASGCSIDFIRPARAGDRLVASAELRHQGKTTGLYDVEIVNQLGKTVAWFRGRAHRLGHSILGEQA
- the pcaF gene encoding 3-oxoadipyl-CoA thiolase, whose amino-acid sequence is MSQAFICDGVRTPIGRYGGALANVRADDLAALPLRALLERHPQVDWAQTDDVILGCANQAGEDNRNLARMALLLAGLPTGVSGTTLNRLCGSGLDALAMAARSIKAGEAGLVLAGGAESMTRAPLVMGKADSAFSRQAQLYDTTLGWRFVNPRMQAGFGTDSMPETAENVAAQFNISRADQDAFALRSQRRTARAQDLGYLAQEIVPVGLSGKKGAVTQFSRDEHPRADTQLEQLQALKTPFRQPGSVTAGNASGLNDGAAALIVASEAMAARQGLTPRARIVATATCGVEPRLMGIGPLPATRKVLEIAGLSLAQMDVIELNEAFAAQALAVLRQLGLPDDATQVNPNGGAIALGHPLGMSGARLALAALFELERRAGRYALCTMCIGVGQGIAMIIERV
- the paaK gene encoding phenylacetate--CoA ligase PaaK; the protein is MTINPQPLDAVEFASRDEIEALQLARLKWTLRHAYNNVPMYRRKFDRAGVHPDDLRQLSDLARFPYTTKQDLRDNYPFDTFAVPMEQVVRIHASSGTTGRPTVVGYTQRDIDNWADIVARSLRAAGATAKDKVHVAYGYGLFTGGLGAHYGAERLGATVIPMSGGQTEKQAQLILDFKPDVIMVTPSYCLTLIDELERKMGGDARGCSLRLGVFGAEPWTEALRHEIETRMGIKALDIYGLSEVMGPGVAMECAESGGGPTIWEDHFLPEIICPETGAALPDGEHGELVFTTLTKEALPVIRYRTRDLTRLLPGDARQMRRMGKITGRSDDMLIIRGVNVFPSQLEEQIMQFEQLSPHYQLQVSRSGHLDTLAVRVELKESALGLSHQQRCDICHQLRHHIKSIVGVSTDVSIANCGDIPRSEGKAQRVVDLRPR
- the paaX gene encoding phenylacetic acid degradation operon negative regulatory protein PaaX, which translates into the protein MEHKLDAFIRHAVDAQPVSGTSLIISLYGDALSHRGGEIWLGSLSALLEALGFGDRFVRTSVFRLQKEGWLAVEKIGRRSFYRVTEQGMRQFRHAESKIYLSEQPAWDGKWDLLLLERADKHERARLKKELGWLGFGQIANNLMAAPTHAQTDVTALLGELNASERVIYFRADYPYNRSEQTLQQLVADCWSLNEVAAGYHEFIVSFRPLMALLREIAPAALTPQRCFQIKLLLIHFFRRVVLKDPLLPDALLPAQWEGQIARNLCINIYQQVDRAATDYVSALAETTIGALPAPSASYYRRFGGLPRDTF
- the paaY gene encoding phenylacetic acid degradation protein PaaY, which codes for MPVYQIDGLTPVVDPSSYVHPTAVLIGDVIVGKQVYIGPNASLRGDFGRLVIRDGANIQDNCVMHGFPQQDTVVEEDGHIGHGAILHGCRIRRNAMVGMNAVIMDGAEIGENTIVGAMAFVKAAAVIAANKLVVGSPARVLRDLTEQELEWKVAGTREYQDLVQRCKSSLREVAPLTEIEPGRQRLSFGDHLIPKSQL
- a CDS encoding amino acid permease; translation: MKPIKDFEHIARRQGGLNKHLTAGQMSMLAIGGAIGTGLFLGSAYAIQMAGPSVLLSYLIGGAIALLLMGCLAEMTSEHPTPGSFGDYAEFYLGPLFGFLVRYSYWSCVVLAVGTEVTAIGMYMQFWFPATPIWPWVLLFSAAVIAINLIGVKSFGQVEYALSTVKVVAIVAFIVIGIGILSFSANPAFGLRNLTEGGFLPFGVKGMWFAVIVSIFSYLSIEMIAVAAGEAKNPVIAVRAAFKGTIVRLFIFYMLSIGLMLAIVPWRQSGTGESPFLMAMNVIHLPAAAGIFNFIVLVAALSAMNSQLYITTRMMFSLSRAGQAPAALGRISRRGIPVNALAMSCIGILVSIVLSLVAPKTSFAAMMSISVYGACFTWLMIFVTHLFFRRRHRQTHLKFRMWGFPYTTLAGALLMAALMVSTAFTEFFRMTLWFGIPFTLLLVAAYLFHSRRAPAPQPLKVPEVE
- a CDS encoding RidA family protein; its protein translation is MRKVIDTGLPDIGQPFSWATQGGGMLFTAHGPVRADGSIETGAPEKQITLTFDNLAQTLKAANSHSDNVLQVIIYLTDVNDVKLLDDIYLEYFNYPYPNRSTVIVEKLVVPGMKIEITVSAIA
- a CDS encoding alpha/beta hydrolase yields the protein MKLMPGSYDNGSTVENEGEILASFQSRSREVYRNGRHDKNIPYGDSPREVFDWFYSAGNTQGTLIFIHGGYWQFCSKEDFAFIAPAPLALGFDVVLVEYALAPVASLDDICRQLGAALDVIQRRLPPRPRRPVYLCGHSAGGHLASLWQHHAAVDAVLPISGIFELEPLLNCYVNRALQLTGRQILTLSPARNIPERIKPMTLFYGAAELPELIGQSRHYHAALRERGLRAGLNAVPGANHYTILDALFAADGALIRQLGNHEELQHAQGH